One Cucurbita pepo subsp. pepo cultivar mu-cu-16 chromosome LG09, ASM280686v2, whole genome shotgun sequence DNA window includes the following coding sequences:
- the LOC111801585 gene encoding probable arabinosyltransferase ARAD1, whose translation MARKYSLLKQTLASLCFILALYAIINTLISSTATLKLDRSFPFDISNSVMVSDELDSQETDFPNTSGKSVFPVKIYLYDVPTRFTFGVIEHHGIARGGKTIGKITELKYPGHQHMAEWFLFSDLLRPESERVESAVVRVMDPEEADLFYVPFFSSLSLIVNPIRPAAGSNQQQRKLAYSDEEAQKALMEWLEKQEYWKRNNGRDHVFIAQDPNALYKVIDMVKSSILLISDFGRLRSDQASLVKDVIIPYSHRINTYNGDIGIENRKTLLFFMGNRYRKEGGKIRDMLFNILEKERNVIIKHGTQSRENRRAATHGMHTSKFCLNPAGDTPSACRLFDSVVSLCVPVIVSDRIELPFEDVIDYSKIAVFFDSVSAVKPGFLVSKLRKISKQRILDYQKEMKEVKRYFEYTDSNGTVNEIWRQVSQKLPLIKLMINREKRVIRREVDKPDCSCLCSNQTGIRARL comes from the exons ATGGCGCGAAAGTATTCTCTTCTCAAGCAAACCCTAGCTTCTCTCTGCTTTATTCTCGCCCTATACGCCATCATCAACACTTTAATCAGCTCCACCGCCACTCTGAAACTCGACCGCTCCTTCCCCTTCGACATTTCCAATTCCGTCATGGTTTCGGATGAGCTTGATTCTCAAGAAACTGATTTCCCCAATACTTCAGGGAAATCGGTTTTTCCTGTGAAGATTTATCTCTACGATGTGCCGACCAGGTTTACGTTTGGTGTAATTGAGCACCACGGCATAGCGCGCGGAGGAAAGACCATTGGTAAAATCACGGAGCTCAAGTATCCAGGCCATCAGCACATGGCGGAATGGTTTTTGTTCTCGGATCTGCTTCGACCGGAGTCGGAGCGTGTTGAGTCTGCTGTGGTTAGGGTGATGGATCCTGAGGAAGCGGATTTGTTCTATGTTCCGTTCTTCTCGTCCTTAAGCTTGATCGTCAACCCTATTCGACCTGCGGCAGGGTCGAATCAGCAGCAGCGGAAGCTTGCGTACAGTGACGAGGAGGCGCAGAAGGCTTTGATGGAGTGGTTGGAGAAGCAGGAGTACTGGAAGCGGAACAATGGGCGGGATCATGTCTTTATAGCGCAGGACCCAAATGCATTGTACAAGGTGATTGATATGGTTAAAAGCAGCATATTACTCATTTCGGATTTCGGCCGGTTGAGATCAGATCAAGCTTCACTAGTGAAGGACGTGATTATACCATACTCCCATAGGATCAATACATATAATGGTGATATTGGAATTGAGAACCGCAAGACTTTGCTGTTCTTCATGGGCAATCGATACCGTAAAGAG GGAGGAAAAATTCGTGATATGCTTTTCAATATACTTGAGAAAGAACGGAATGTCATAATCAAACATGGAACACAATCAAGAGAGAATAGGCGTGCTGCTACACATGGTATGCATACATCTAAGTTCTGCTTGAATCCTGCTGGTGACACTCCCTCTGCTTGTCGACTCTTTGATTCTGTAGTAAGCTTGTGTGTACCAGTGATTGTCAGTGATAGAATTGAGTTGCCTTTTGAAGATGTTATAGATTACTCCAAGATTGCTGTGTTTTTTGATTCGGTTTCTGCTGTGAAACCTGGATTTTTAGTTTCAAAGCTGAGGAAAATATCTAAACAGAGGATTCTGGACTAtcagaaagaaatgaaagag GTAAAGAGATACTTCGAGTACACAGACTCAAATGGCACAGTGAACGAAATATGGCGTCAAGTCTCACAGAAGTTACCTCTCATTAAGCTAATGATTAATCGTGAAAAGAGGGTGATTCGTAGAGAAGTTGATAAACCAGACTGTTCTTGTCTCTGTTCAAACCAAACTGGCATCAGGGCCAGACTATAA
- the LOC111801588 gene encoding sulfiredoxin, chloroplastic/mitochondrial isoform X1, protein MANLFILNFPTCSSSLRRVSALPSSNGAHPLSAGSGPVILELPLEKIRRPLMRTRANDPDKVKDLMDSIQEIGLQVPIDVLEVDGVYYGFSGCHRYEAHQCLRLPTIRCKIRRGTKETLRHHLR, encoded by the exons ATGGCTAATCTTTTCATTCTCAATTTCCCAACGTGCAGTTCCAGCTTGAGGCGTGTCTCTGCTTTACCTTCATCCAATG GCGCTCATCCGTTATCGGCAGGCAGTGGACCAGTGATCCTGGAGCTTCCTCTGGAGAAGATACGGAGGCCATTAATGAGGACCAGAGCTAACGATCCCGATAAAGTCAAAGACCTAATGGACAGTATACAAGAAATCGGGCTACAAGTACCC ATTGATGTACTTGAAGTTGATGGAGTTTATTACG GTTTCTCCGGTTGTCATCGTTACGAGGCTCATCAATGCCTCAGACTTCCTACAATCCGCTGCAAAATTCGTCGTGGAACCAAAGAAACTCTGAG GCACCATCTACGTTGA
- the LOC111801588 gene encoding sulfiredoxin, chloroplastic/mitochondrial isoform X2: MANLFILNFPTCSSSLRRVSALPSSNGSGPVILELPLEKIRRPLMRTRANDPDKVKDLMDSIQEIGLQVPIDVLEVDGVYYGFSGCHRYEAHQCLRLPTIRCKIRRGTKETLRHHLR; this comes from the exons ATGGCTAATCTTTTCATTCTCAATTTCCCAACGTGCAGTTCCAGCTTGAGGCGTGTCTCTGCTTTACCTTCATCCAATG GCAGTGGACCAGTGATCCTGGAGCTTCCTCTGGAGAAGATACGGAGGCCATTAATGAGGACCAGAGCTAACGATCCCGATAAAGTCAAAGACCTAATGGACAGTATACAAGAAATCGGGCTACAAGTACCC ATTGATGTACTTGAAGTTGATGGAGTTTATTACG GTTTCTCCGGTTGTCATCGTTACGAGGCTCATCAATGCCTCAGACTTCCTACAATCCGCTGCAAAATTCGTCGTGGAACCAAAGAAACTCTGAG GCACCATCTACGTTGA
- the LOC111801587 gene encoding proteasome subunit alpha type-2-A-like, producing MGDSQYSFSLTTFSPSGKLVQIEHALTAVGSGQTSLGIKAANGVVIATEKKLPSILVDETSVQKIQSLTPNIGVVYSGMGPDFRVLVRKSRKQAEQYHRLYKEPIPVTQLVRETAAVMQEFTQSGGVRPFGVSLLVAGFDDNGPQLYQVDPSGSYFSWKASAMGKNVSNAKTFLEKRYTDDMELDDAVHTAILTLKEGFEGQISGKNIEIGIIGTDKKFRVLTPAEIDDYLAEVE from the exons ATGGGAGATAGCCAGTACTCCTTTTCTCTCACCACTTTCAG TCCTTCGGGAAAGCTTGTGCAGATCGAGCACGCCTTGACAGCGGTTGGATCTGGTCAGACATCACTCGGTATCAAAG CTGCCAATGGTGTTGTCATCGCAACTGAAAAGAAACTACCGTCTATTTTGGTTGATGAAACGTCT GTTCAAAAGATACAGTCTCTGACACCAAATATTGGAGTTGTTTACAG TGGCATGGGTCCCGATTTTAGAGTTCTGGTCAGAAAAAGTAGGAAGCAGGCAGAGCAATACCATAGACTGTACAAG GAACCAATTCCAGTCACTCAACTTGTGAGGGAAACAGCAGCTGTAATGCAGGAGTTCACCCAATCTGG AGGTGTAAGGCCCTTTGGAGTATCTCTTTTGGTTGCAGGGTTTGATGACAATGGTCCCCAATTATACCAG GTGGACCCATCCGGTTCATATTTCTCTTGGAAGGCCTCTGCAATGGGGAAGAATGTTTCTAACGCCAAAACCTTTCTAGAAAAAAG GTATACTGATGATATGGAGCTTGATGATGCTGTGCACACTGCTATCTTAACCTTGAAAGAGGG ATTTGAAGGACAGATCTCAGGCAAAAACATTGAAATTGGAATAATTGGCACAGATAAGAAATTCAG AGTACTAACCCCTGCTGAGATTGATGATTATTTGGCTGAAGTAGAGTAA